In one Fusarium falciforme chromosome 5, complete sequence genomic region, the following are encoded:
- a CDS encoding DUF2183 domain-containing protein: protein MLKAAFLGLVPAVIALPAAAPVAEPTVYRAVAVKAPEPTELVALEQRDIIDSVESYVDGLVTRVESKVSKWVNSGILDYPNGFPTGDAVKESLGISDDDDELAAQPTQVLNLPPYANWTNDGWNVRVHGNVYKIPDIDQDKIDNLANVFLIDTDVDELSPPQQAQARNVTKSIFVVQQGDVSVTMDFVNNVGVDPDESGGAINAKGGAQKIKLPYNTTREGDFDVFVKLRNTTGPNNGYLIPGNQTSRIQTLNLYAEGKNNSGNATAYLVPPKGMTIVSDIDDILRVTKIYEPKEGLLNTFARPFVSWMNMPNIYANWSSSINDLHFHYLTTTPEQATRNYMSFIYNTYPLGSFDTRPLNFSDLSATLSIRRFLLDKVFQTFPDRKFILVADTTNSDVMKAYPALYKDYPGQVQCIFLRNTSATDDGNKFPYNTEGFKDIPQERYMFFRVPDDLSHLDIANGQCYNSSIKQNVTFSYQGLPFGLSDDDNAAAMGASPRIGMVLAGLAAAVLAVMV, encoded by the exons ATGCTCAAAGCAGCATTCCTGGGCCTCGTGCCCGCCGTCATTGCCCTTCCGGCCGCCGCGCCCGTCGCAGAACCCACCGTCTACCGAGCTGTAGCTGTCAAGGCGCCCGAGCCTACCGAACTGGTGGCTCTTGAACAACGCGATATCATCGACTCTGTTGAGAGCTACGTCGACGGCCTTGTGACCCGTGTTGAGAGTAAGGTCTCAAAATGGGTCAACTCTGGAATCCTGGACTATCCGAATGGCTTCCCTACTGGTGATGCGGTGAAGGAGTCGCTGGGTATCtcggacgatgacgatgaactGGCTGCGCAGCCAACCCAGGTCCTGAACCTCCC CCCCTATGCCAATTGGACGAACGATGGGTGGAACGTGCGAGTTCACGGCAACGTCTACAAGATTCCCGACATCGATCAGGATAAGATTGACAATCTCGCCAATGTCTTTCTTATTGACACGGATGTCGATGAGCTCTCACCGCCGCAGCAAGCGCAGGCCCGAAACGTGACCAAGTCCATCTTTGTGGTGCAGCAGGGCGATGTGAGCGTCACGATGGACTTTGTGAATAACGTCGGTGTTGATCCGGATGAGAGTGGTGGTGCTATCAACGCG AAAGGCGGTGCTCAAAAGATCAAGTTGCCATATAACACCACGCGTGAGGGCGACTTTGATGTCTTTGTCAAGCTACGAAACACCACGGGTCCAAACAACGGATACTTGATCCCAGGCAACCAGACATCGCGAATCCAGACCTTGAATCTGTACGCGGAGGGCAAAAACAACAGCGGCAATGCCACAGCATATCTGGTTCCGCCCAAGGGCATGACCATCGTGTCGGATATCGATGATATCCTCCGCGTCACCAAGATCTACGAGCCCAAGGAGGGTCTCCTCAACACCTTTGCTCGACCATTCGTCTCGTGGATGAACATGCCAAATATATATGCCAACTGGTCCTCATCGATCAACGACCTTCACTTCCACTACCTCACGACAACTCCTGAGCAGGCGACGCGCAACTACATGAGCTTCATCTACAACACTTACCCGCTCGGTTCGTTCGACACTCGCCCCCTCAACTTTTCCGACCTGTCGGCGACACTCTCGATCCGGCGTTTTCTCCTCGATAAGGTCTTTCAGACGTTCCCCGACCGCAAGTTTATCCTCGTCGCCGACACGACAAACTCGGACGTCATGAAGGCGTATCCAGCGTTGTACAAGGACTATCCGGGACAGGTGCAGTGCATCTTTCTGCGCAACACCAGCGCGACCGACGATGGGAACAAATTTCCGTATAACACGGAGGGCTTCAAGGATATTCCTCAGGAGCGCTACATGTTCTTCCGCGTACCGGATGACCTTTCGCATCTGGACATTGCCAATGGACAATGCTACAACAGCTCCATAAAGCAGAACGTGACATTTAGTTACCAGGGCCTACCGTTTGGACtgagcgacgacgacaacgcgGCTGCGATGGGTGCCAGTCCGAGGATCGGCATGGTTCTTGCGGGattggctgctgctgttctGGCGGTGATGGTGTAG